The window GCTATCATCGTCGTTCGATTGCTGAAACTACCATGTTCCGCTTTAAGACTATTTTTGGGGGCAATCTCAGTGCACGTCAATTTGACAATCAAGCCGTGGAATTGTTCATCAAATGTGTTGCGCTCAACCGCATGATTCAGATCGCTAAACCCGATAGCTACAAGGTTGAAGGTTAATACCAGGACACTCTCAAGGCGAACCTGACCGTTTTTCTAATCATGCAACAAAGCCAGATTATGTGTTAAATACTCTTTGAAGCGCATACAATAATGACATACACCTGCGTAGAAGGGACAAACCTATGGCAGATGCTTCAAGTATTGTTCAACAAAATTTACTGGATGCAAAGGCGAAACTTCTTGCCCAAGAACAAGAGGTTTTAGCGCAACTCGAACAGATTCGGAAGGGTATTGAGAGTATTGAAACCACCATCGATGTGGTGTGCGGTGACGGCTCAATCGTTCCGGTCAAGACAAAGTCAACGAAGGTAGCTAAAGCAACGGCAACGACTTCAGCATCTGTATCATCATCTGCGGATACCAACGGTGCAGCACCTAAATCAGCAGCACCTGTTCGTAAAACAGCGCGTGGACCAGCAAAATCCACGAAAGCTCCTAAGGCCACAGCAAAGCCCTCTACGAAGAAAGCGGCAAAGGCATCCAGTGGCAGAGTGCTGAAGCGTAATAATGCAGGATGGCAGTCTTACCTGCATGATGAGTTCAAAGATATGGCACTTACCGAAGTTGTAGAGACGGTCTTTTCTCGTTCTCCGAAAACGGCCATGAGTTCCGCTGACCTGATTGACAAGATTTTTACGTCTGACATTCCCAAAGCAGAGCGCACGGCAGCACGCGATCGCCTGCTGAATATTTTGTCCATTGGAGTGAGTGAAAACAAGTGGTATCGGGTTAAGCCTGGTCAGTACAGCATCTCGAAAGATGCTCAGTAGAGCGACCCCGTTTTGATGACGGCCTATGGCATCACAGACACTTCTTGATAGGGCATCTCGCTCAAGCGAGCGTCTGATATAGATCAAGTTTGACAACCTGTTAGCAGTGTCAGGAGCGTGTCAAGCACTGCTATAGATGCCATAAGGTGAATAGATAAAAGGTGCGATCGCCCTTCACAACATTCTATTGACCGTATGTCTGTGAATGAGAGCCATGCCAAAGCGTGGCTCTTTTTGCGTTGGGTTTGGAGAAATATTAATTTTCTCTACGTCTTGAGCAATGCGGTGTGTTTAGCACTGGAGACACTCTGTAAAGTGACTGATAGCAATGCTTTAGAGCGATCGCCTCTTTGCTATATGCCTCCGTGCAGACTGCTTTACTTACGCTCAAACCTACACTTTGTCACAAATTGCATTACTGCATCCCTTCTCCGCTCAGGCATAATTTAGAAGTGCATCGGGCGATCGCACTTTTTACCGTGAGCGCTCATGGCAAGAATTTAAGCGAGATCTCATGAATTTTCTTTCTAACCTAAAGCAACTCTTGAACAGACGTCGTTTAGGATCATGCCGCCCCTTGCGTTTCGTTAGCGTTCTGATCGCCCTTGTGGTGAGTATCTCTATCGCGATCGTACCCGCCGTTTCTCAGCAGCCTGTGACCCTGCGTCTATTGATGACGGCACCCGACGTTCCGGCTTGGAAGAACACGCTTGCTAAGGATTTTGAGGCCGCCAATCCAGATATTCGCCTTGATATCGTCGAAGGGCCTAATTTCACCAATCTCATTGAGGATCTCTATACGTCAGCCTTTCTGCTGGGCAACGCTCCCTACGACATCATTTATATGGATGTGATTTGGACGCCAAAGTTTGCAGCGGCAGGCTGGTTGGAGGATCTAACGGCTGAGTTTTCCGAAGCGGAACTCTCAGCCTTTTCAGCCCCTGATGTGGACGGGGGGCGGTATAACGGTCGGCTCTATCGCATCCCAATTCGTTCCGATGCAGGGATGCTTTACTACCGTAAAGATCTGCTGGCGGAGGCCGGACTCAATCCTCCCGCTACGTTCGGGGATATCTTAGACTTTTCAAAGATTGCCCAGGATAAAGGGTTAGTGCAGTGGGGCTATCTGTGGCAAGGTCGCCAGTATGAGGGAGCCTCGGCAATGTTCGTGGAGGTTTTAAAGGGATTTGGCGGATTTTGGGTCGATCCCGATAGCTTAGAGGTGGGGCTGGATCAACCGGAAGCGATTGAGGCGGTTGAGTTTTTGCTGGGCACCATTCAAGAGGATGTGTCGCCGCCCGGTGTGACCACCTACATTGAAGAAGATACCCGCCGAATTTTCCAAAACGGCAATGCCCTCTTCCTGCGGAGTTGGCCCTATGTCTGGCCGCTGGCAAACCAGGACGACTCCAACGTGAAAGGCAAAATTGCGATCATGCCGTTAGTCGGTACGCCAGGGCATCCCGGTGGATCGTGTTTGGGCGGATGGGGACTGGGCATTGCAAAAACGAGTACCCACAAAGAGGAGGCACTCCGTTTAATGCGGTTTATTACCCGGCCTGAGATCCAGAAAAAATACATCTTAGAAGCGGGCTATGTGCCCAGCGTTCGTTCCCTTTTCACCGATCCAGAGGTCGTGGCTCAATATGGTCATTACCCGGAGTTATTGGGCGTGATCGATAATGCCGTGTTGCGTCCACCGATCGCCCAGTATGCCCAAGCATCGGATATCTTGCAGCGCTACCTGAGTGCTGCCCTGACCCGACAAATGACCGCCAGTGATGCCATGACAGCAGCAGCAGCAGAAACCAGACGGCTTCTGGATGCAGGTCAAAACGGGCGATCGCCCACTTAAACAGTTATGCCCTACCAAAGACGAAGACTCCCCTCTGACGTTATTACGGACTGAGACAGCCCCATGACTGGAAACTCTCGATCATCATCCTCCCACCCTCCATCCATACAAGATATAGAAAGACGGATTGGCAGCTATTTTCTGCTGCCTGCGGTGCTGGTGTTGGTGTTAGTGTTTGGCTATCCAATTCTGCGATCGTTCTGGCTAGGATTCTTTGCCCAAAATTTGGGAACGGGTCTAGAACCTGTTTTCATTGGCTTAGATAACTATGTACGGATTGCGGGCGATGGTCATTTTTGGCAGACCTTCTGGAACACAGTGCGGTTTACAGTGGTGTCGGTGACGCTGGAACTGATGTTAGGACTGGCGATCGCCCTGGCTTTAAATACTAGCTTTCGGGGACGAGGCACGGTACGCACCATTGCCATTATTCCCTGGGCCTTGCCAACCGCATTGATTGCCCTCGCATGGACCTGGATTTTTAACGATCAGTACGGAGTCGCCAACGATATTTTGCTGCGCCTAGGTCTCACTGAAACCGGGGTGAACTGGTTGGGACAACCTGTTACAGCCAATGTTGCCATTATCATTGCCGACGTTTGGAAAACGACCCCCTTTATCAGTATTCTGCTCCTGGCCGGACTGCAAGCCATCCCCCAGGATTTGTACGAAGCTCATGCGCTGGATGGAGCCTCTCCGTGGCAAAGCTTTGTCAACATTACGCTGCCGTTGCTGATGCCGCAGATTTTGGTAGCGACGCTGTTCCGGGTCGCCCAAGCCTTTGGGATTTACGATCTGATTCAGGTGATGACGGCAGGCGGCCCCGGTGGCTCAACTGAAATGATTGCGCTCTATATCTATGCTAACGCCATGCGGTATCTCGATTTTGGCTATGCATCGGCGCAGGTAGTCGTCACCTTTTTGCTGTTGGCGATCGCCATTTTAGGCTTTAGCCTCCTCTTTCTCCGTCAGCGTTCCACCCAGCAGTAGGACAATAGATCTATGGCATCTCCCAGACAGGCATCTAGACAGGCATCGACCCATTCCCAAAAACCTGCTTCGGTCACGCCCGGTCGCATTCTCTTTGGGGTGGCGATCGCGGCGATTTGTATCTTCTGTTTAGCCCCAATCCTGTGGCAGGTACTCACCTCCTTTAAGGTCAATGCCGATATTGCCGCCATTCCCAATATCTATGTCCCAACGCGGCTAACGCTACAACATTATATTGAGTTGTTTAGTCGGCAGCCGTTTCTACGCTACATCTTCAATAGTACGTTTGTCGCTGCTGTCACCACCCTGGTTTGTCTCGCCATTGGAACCCCGGCAGCCTATTCCTTGGCGCGGCTCCGTCCCCATGCGGGGCGATGGGTGCAGGTGGGTATTTTGATGGTGACCTTATTTCCTAGCATTTTGCTCTTGCAAGGATTGCTGCAAATTGTGCAACTGCTCAACATTGGCAATACCTATTGGGCCTTGATCTTGCCCTACACCGCCATTAACCTGCCGCTGACAATTTTGGTGATGAAGAGTTTCTTGGATCAGCTACCGAAGGATCTAGAAGACGCCGCGAAGGTGGATGGCTACACCATTTGGCAAATGCTGATCAAGATCTTGCTACCGCTGACCTTGCCAGCCCTCGTGACCACGGGAATTTTGACCTTTATCGCGGCCTGGAACGAGTTCATCTTTGCGCTGACCTTTATTACGGATGAGTATATGAAAACCATTCCCGTCGCCTCAGCGCAGATTGGTGGATCGTCGGTGTTTGAAATTCCCTACGGCCCGATTGCGGCGGCGACCGTGGTAGGGACGATCCCTCTGGTCATCCTCGTTTTGATTTTTCAGCGTCAGATTATTCAAGGGCTGACGGCTGGAGCGGTCAAGGGATAAGCCATTCTGCACGGTTCTATCGCTCATCCCTGTGTTCTTGTATTCTCAGTTAATCTAAATCTCCTATGGCTACCCTCGAACTCCACCACTTAAACAAAACCTTTAGTCCCAAAGTAATTCCGGTCAAAGATGTCAGTTTGACGGTGCAGGATGGGGAAGTCTTGACGCTGCTGGGGCCATCGGGATGTGGCAAATCTACCGTGCTGCGAATGATTGCGGGACTCGAGGAACCCACCCAGGGACGCATTCTAGTGGGCGATCGCGACATTACCTACACGCGACCGGGCGATCGCAACATTGCAATGGTGTTTCAAAGCTATGCCCTCTATCCCCACATGAACGTCTACGAAAATCTGAGTGCGGGACTCAAACTCAAAAAAGTGCCCCAGGATGAAATCTCGCGGCGGATTGTGGAAGTATCCACGTTCCTCGGATTGCAAGGACTGATGGAACGCAAGCCAGGACAGCTTTCCGGGGGGCAGCGACAGCGGGTTGCTGTAGGACGAGCGCTGGTGCGGAAGTCGGATGTGCTGCTGTTGGATGAACCCCTGAGTAATCTAGACGCTCTGCTACGAGAACACGTCCGGGCTGAACTCAAACAGATCTTTGAAACGCAAAATACCCCCGTGGTCTACGTCACCCATGACCAAACCGAAGCCATGACCCTATCAACTAAGGTTGCGGTTCTCAACGATGGCTACATCCAGCAATTGGACACCCCCGAACGGATTTATAATCATCCGGCAAATCGCTTTGTAGCGGGATTTGTGGGCAGTCCGCAGATGAATTTACTGACCTTGGCCTGTGAAGACCGGGTGGCGCGGCTGGGCAAGGCTCGCATTCCATTACCGGATCTCCCGACACCGCCGGATGTCGTGGTCATGGGCATCCGTCCCGATCATGTGAAGTTGGCCGAGACCCTGCCGGCAACGGAGCCTCATACAGTGATAGAGGCTGAAGCCTTTTTGGTAGAAAACTTGGGAATGCAAAATTTAGTCAGCGTTCGGATTCCCAATGGCGAGGATAAGTTCGTTGTGCTGCGATCGCTCCTAGCGCCCGGACATTGGGATGATCGGATGTTAAAGCTAGCCCTGCCAACGGAACAGCTCCACTGGTTTGATGTGCAAACGGGAGATGCCCTCGTTCGTTAATAACGATGGATCTCACCCAGTCTTTCCATTCTCTTAACGACTTTGAGATCGAGCCGTTGCCGGAGGGCGATCGCCCCTTATATTGGTATGAAGGCATCTGTCCCGCCACGGGACTCCTGGTTCGCCTGCCGCGCACCCTCCAAGCCGAGGCGATCGCCCGATCGTTAATGGCACACCTGACGGGCGATCGCTACACCCGCGAAGGCAAGATGTACGGCATTTTGCTTGTGGAAACGCCGACCGGAGAGATCCGGGTTCTCAAGGCTTTTTCCGGTTTACTGAACGGTGAACGTACCGTGACTGGCTGGGTTCCGCCCCTTACCGGACGAGAGCAGGTTGCCGAGGACGAAGCCCGCACCCTCGCCACCCTAGACGAGATTCGCCAACGCTTGCTGACCCTGCAACAGCGACCCGAACCGCAGCAGTACGCCGACCTCATGGCAGATTATGACACCAAACTTCAGCACATCACCCAGCAGCACCAGCAGCGCAAACAGGCACGCCAGCAGCAGCGGCAGACGATTCTGGAAACCTTAGCAGAACCAGAACGAGCGATCGCCCTTGAAGCCCTGGACGAACAAAGTCGGCAGGATGGCATCGAGCGGCGACGGCTGAAGCGGGAACGGGACGACCTGGGGCGATCGCTCCGGGACACCGTGGAGGCGATTCAAGCTGAAATCCATCACCTCAAACGCCAACGCAAACAGGTATCTCGGCAACTGCAAGCCCAGATCCACGCCGCTTATCAGGTTTTGAATTTTGCGGGCATGGCGCAACCGTTGCTGCAGTTGATATCTCAAGGCATCCCCAGCGGAACCGGAGATTGCTGTGCCCCGAAACTGCTCCACTATGCCGCCCAGCATTATCTTCGGCCTCTGGCCATGGCGGAATTTTGGTGGGGAACATCGGAGGGCGCTCGCATGGCTGGAGCATTCTACGGAGCCTGCGCCGAGCGGTGTCAGCCGATGATGGGCTTTCTGCTATCCGGCTTAGTAACCATCGAGATTCTCTATCAGGATGAGTATGTCATTGCCGTGAACAAACCTGCTGGACTGCTTTCCGTGCCCGGACGCACGAGCGATCGCGCCGATAGTGTCATCACACGACTGCAACGCCGAACCCAGACTGACACCCTCATTCCTGTACATCGCCTCGATCAGGACACCTCTGGAGTGTTGCTCCTCGCAACGAACCCCGATGCCTATCGCCACCTCCAAGCCCAGTTCCAAACTCGCCACGTTCACAAAGTCTACGAAGCGGTGCTGGCTGGAATCGTCACCGCTGATCAGGGCACCATTGACCTTCCCTTATGGGGCAATCCGAGCGATCGCCCTCGCCAATGCGTAGACCATGACCACGGTAAACCTAGCATTACACACTATCGAGTTCTAGAACGAACGCAGGATCAGACTCGTATCGAGTTTGTACCCTTAACCGGACGCACTCACCAACTACGGGTTCACGCCGCTGCCCCCCAAGGATTGGGAATTCCGATTGTGGGCGATCGCCTCTATGGAAATGGGACTTCTACCTCCCGACTACATCTCCATGCCCGTGAACTGGAAGTCTGTCATCCCTTAACTGAAAAGGCTTTACGCCTCTATGCCAAAACTCCATTTTAGAGTTCTCAGTTCGCTATTCCTTACCAGCTCAGTTCGGTTTTGCGTATCCCTACTGATTCTAAATAGAGCGAAGATATAGGTGTGAACGATAGCTACGTCATCGTCTACATCATCACGCAACGAACGCGAAGGTAGAAATTGTGGAAAGATTAGAAGGAGGTTCGTATGACACTTATTCGTTGGCAACCCTTCTCTGATATTGACGTTTTGCGTCGCCAAATGGATCGCTTGTTCGATGAAGTCACCCATTGGGAAACCCCATCGACCGTTATCTCCGCACCCGCCATTGAGCTATCCGACGAGGGCGAACACCTAACGTTGAAAGCTGAAATTCCAGGCATTGACGCGAAAGACCTAGACATCAGCGTTATGCGTCAAGCGGTCGTCCTGAAGGGTGAACGACGAGTAGAAGAGAAAACGGAAGAAAAGGGCTACTTCCGCTCCGAATTCCGGTATGGATCGTTTGCTCGCACCATTTCGTTGCCCACAGAGGTACAAAACGAGAACACAACGGCTGAGTA is drawn from Synechococcales cyanobacterium T60_A2020_003 and contains these coding sequences:
- a CDS encoding IS5/IS1182 family transposase; the protein is YHRRSIAETTMFRFKTIFGGNLSARQFDNQAVELFIKCVALNRMIQIAKPDSYKVEG
- a CDS encoding ABC transporter ATP-binding protein, which encodes MATLELHHLNKTFSPKVIPVKDVSLTVQDGEVLTLLGPSGCGKSTVLRMIAGLEEPTQGRILVGDRDITYTRPGDRNIAMVFQSYALYPHMNVYENLSAGLKLKKVPQDEISRRIVEVSTFLGLQGLMERKPGQLSGGQRQRVAVGRALVRKSDVLLLDEPLSNLDALLREHVRAELKQIFETQNTPVVYVTHDQTEAMTLSTKVAVLNDGYIQQLDTPERIYNHPANRFVAGFVGSPQMNLLTLACEDRVARLGKARIPLPDLPTPPDVVVMGIRPDHVKLAETLPATEPHTVIEAEAFLVENLGMQNLVSVRIPNGEDKFVVLRSLLAPGHWDDRMLKLALPTEQLHWFDVQTGDALVR
- a CDS encoding Hsp20/alpha crystallin family protein — translated: MTLIRWQPFSDIDVLRRQMDRLFDEVTHWETPSTVISAPAIELSDEGEHLTLKAEIPGIDAKDLDISVMRQAVVLKGERRVEEKTEEKGYFRSEFRYGSFARTISLPTEVQNENTTAEYKDGVLTLTLPKAEEARDRAVKISVGTPEPLPSTEQ
- a CDS encoding carbohydrate ABC transporter permease, with product MASPRQASRQASTHSQKPASVTPGRILFGVAIAAICIFCLAPILWQVLTSFKVNADIAAIPNIYVPTRLTLQHYIELFSRQPFLRYIFNSTFVAAVTTLVCLAIGTPAAYSLARLRPHAGRWVQVGILMVTLFPSILLLQGLLQIVQLLNIGNTYWALILPYTAINLPLTILVMKSFLDQLPKDLEDAAKVDGYTIWQMLIKILLPLTLPALVTTGILTFIAAWNEFIFALTFITDEYMKTIPVASAQIGGSSVFEIPYGPIAAATVVGTIPLVILVLIFQRQIIQGLTAGAVKG
- a CDS encoding sugar ABC transporter permease yields the protein MTGNSRSSSSHPPSIQDIERRIGSYFLLPAVLVLVLVFGYPILRSFWLGFFAQNLGTGLEPVFIGLDNYVRIAGDGHFWQTFWNTVRFTVVSVTLELMLGLAIALALNTSFRGRGTVRTIAIIPWALPTALIALAWTWIFNDQYGVANDILLRLGLTETGVNWLGQPVTANVAIIIADVWKTTPFISILLLAGLQAIPQDLYEAHALDGASPWQSFVNITLPLLMPQILVATLFRVAQAFGIYDLIQVMTAGGPGGSTEMIALYIYANAMRYLDFGYASAQVVVTFLLLAIAILGFSLLFLRQRSTQQ
- a CDS encoding RluA family pseudouridine synthase, which encodes MDLTQSFHSLNDFEIEPLPEGDRPLYWYEGICPATGLLVRLPRTLQAEAIARSLMAHLTGDRYTREGKMYGILLVETPTGEIRVLKAFSGLLNGERTVTGWVPPLTGREQVAEDEARTLATLDEIRQRLLTLQQRPEPQQYADLMADYDTKLQHITQQHQQRKQARQQQRQTILETLAEPERAIALEALDEQSRQDGIERRRLKRERDDLGRSLRDTVEAIQAEIHHLKRQRKQVSRQLQAQIHAAYQVLNFAGMAQPLLQLISQGIPSGTGDCCAPKLLHYAAQHYLRPLAMAEFWWGTSEGARMAGAFYGACAERCQPMMGFLLSGLVTIEILYQDEYVIAVNKPAGLLSVPGRTSDRADSVITRLQRRTQTDTLIPVHRLDQDTSGVLLLATNPDAYRHLQAQFQTRHVHKVYEAVLAGIVTADQGTIDLPLWGNPSDRPRQCVDHDHGKPSITHYRVLERTQDQTRIEFVPLTGRTHQLRVHAAAPQGLGIPIVGDRLYGNGTSTSRLHLHARELEVCHPLTEKALRLYAKTPF
- a CDS encoding ABC transporter substrate-binding protein → MNFLSNLKQLLNRRRLGSCRPLRFVSVLIALVVSISIAIVPAVSQQPVTLRLLMTAPDVPAWKNTLAKDFEAANPDIRLDIVEGPNFTNLIEDLYTSAFLLGNAPYDIIYMDVIWTPKFAAAGWLEDLTAEFSEAELSAFSAPDVDGGRYNGRLYRIPIRSDAGMLYYRKDLLAEAGLNPPATFGDILDFSKIAQDKGLVQWGYLWQGRQYEGASAMFVEVLKGFGGFWVDPDSLEVGLDQPEAIEAVEFLLGTIQEDVSPPGVTTYIEEDTRRIFQNGNALFLRSWPYVWPLANQDDSNVKGKIAIMPLVGTPGHPGGSCLGGWGLGIAKTSTHKEEALRLMRFITRPEIQKKYILEAGYVPSVRSLFTDPEVVAQYGHYPELLGVIDNAVLRPPIAQYAQASDILQRYLSAALTRQMTASDAMTAAAAETRRLLDAGQNGRSPT